GCCCTGACGTTCTCTTTCGCTTGTCCTGTCATCATCGCCTCCCTATTCGGACACCGCCACGCTTCGCCACAGACGCCGGTAGTATCGGTCCAGAGCGGCGTCGGAACCGGCTATCGCCAGGGAGCGCGCCATTATTCCATAGACGGCCCCGCGCGGAACCTTGATGACGACGCCAGGATCAAGCAGATTGGGCGAACGCGCAAGCAGCGCCAGCGTCTCGATGCCGATAAACAGGGGCCAGACACAGGCCAGGCGCATTCGGATCTCTCGCCTTGGGATCGCCAGCGTATAGGCCCAGCCTTCCTGGTAATGATCGAGGGTGAGCGCGAGGAGGGAGTGCAGCAACGGTTTGACCTTGACTATGGCTGTAGGGTCGAGCAGGTCGGCCGGCTGAAGGCCCAGTGCTTGCAGCTCTTGTTGGGGGAGGTAACAGCGGCCTATTCGGAGATCCTTCGGGAGGTCGCGCAGGACATTCGTCATTTGGAGCCCTTTTCCGAACCGAACGCCGCGTCGCTTCATCGCCTCACGATCCCATCCGGCAAGGGACGGGCGATGCGCTATATGAATGTCGGTCCAGAACTCTCCCACGCACCCGGCAACATAGTAGGTGTAACGGTCCAGATCGGCTCGCGTCTCTAGCGCGACGAGGCGGCCCTCATCCTCTCCGGGAAAGGTGGCGAGGTCCATAACCATCCCCTCGGTCAGGGTCAGGACTACGCCGCGCACCAGCGACTGATCGGATGGACTGAGAGATCGAAAGAGGGTGAACGCCTGCTCGAGGCGGGTCAGCAGCTCTCGCTCCGCCGCAACCTGCTGCGACCCCGCAAGGGCCTTGCTGATCGCTCCTAGCCGTCCGGCCTCTGATTCCCTCAGGGCCTCGCGGAAGAGCTCAAGATACTTCAGACGGTCGGCTCGGTCGATGAGGGCCGTATCGGCAATGGTGTCTGCGGCCCGGGCGAGCAGATACGCCAAGCCGATCGGCTGCCGCACGTCGCCGGGAACTACACGCAGGGTCAGATAGAATGAGCGGCTGACCCGCCGCAGGAGCGCACCGAGCAGGTCGTCATCGTTCATGGCGGTGGGTGGTTCGGCTGGGTTCACCACAGGCGGGGGCTAATCCAGATCGATGTCCCGGGTGGGCCGGGCGACGGGTTCATCCTTCGCCTTCTTGAGCAGCTCCTTGAATTTCCGCTCCAGGAGCTTCCCTTTTTCCTTCTCCGCTTCCATCGATTCCTTAAAGCGCGCCTCCCGCCGACCCGCCTCGCCCTTCAGCTCCTCGACCGCGGCCTTCAGGTCAGTGGGGGGCGTTTCCTTGGGCGGCGGCTCATGATGCAGAACTGCGCCCAGTTCAGGGTCCACGGTGAGCCTCGCCTGGCAGCAGGGGCAGATCACCTCGATGGGGCATTTCGATGCGTCATGCATATACTACTCTTCCCGCAGGCTTGCAGGAGGATCGTAACACGCCCGCGCTGCCTTTGCAAAATCCGGCAAGGCACGTTCTTGCGGGCGCGAGCGTGCATGAAGGTTGTGTGGGCGGCAGCGA
The Candidatus Methylomirabilis sp. DNA segment above includes these coding regions:
- a CDS encoding phytoene/squalene synthase family protein, which encodes MNDDDLLGALLRRVSRSFYLTLRVVPGDVRQPIGLAYLLARAADTIADTALIDRADRLKYLELFREALRESEAGRLGAISKALAGSQQVAAERELLTRLEQAFTLFRSLSPSDQSLVRGVVLTLTEGMVMDLATFPGEDEGRLVALETRADLDRYTYYVAGCVGEFWTDIHIAHRPSLAGWDREAMKRRGVRFGKGLQMTNVLRDLPKDLRIGRCYLPQQELQALGLQPADLLDPTAIVKVKPLLHSLLALTLDHYQEGWAYTLAIPRREIRMRLACVWPLFIGIETLALLARSPNLLDPGVVIKVPRGAVYGIMARSLAIAGSDAALDRYYRRLWRSVAVSE